The following proteins come from a genomic window of Nautilia profundicola AmH:
- a CDS encoding cytochrome-c peroxidase translates to MRVLTLFILFVLFLHAQNLIEPIPEYIKYNKQKAELGKFLFFDTILSKDKTVSCASCHNPAEGWADSRKVSIGVSGKKGRIQSPTVLNAVFNFRQFWNGRAKDLKEQINGPVHNSVEMNVNEKIVEKRLNQNRFYKNLFKKVYHTNKITYDMVVDAIAEFEKTLITPNSKFDLYLKGKIKLTPLEEKGYVLFKKYGCVTCHNGVNVGGNSFQKMGTIFPIKECIGDRYEISHAKFDKCIYKVPTLRNVELTAPYFHDGSAKTLEKAVEKMAYNNLGFKINKEDAKAIVAFLKTLTGKIPKIKIMRKE, encoded by the coding sequence ATGCGAGTTTTAACACTATTTATTTTATTTGTTTTGTTTTTACATGCGCAAAACCTTATAGAACCTATCCCAGAATATATAAAATACAATAAGCAAAAGGCGGAACTTGGAAAGTTTTTATTTTTTGACACTATATTGTCTAAAGATAAAACCGTTAGTTGCGCCAGTTGTCATAATCCGGCCGAGGGTTGGGCGGACAGCAGGAAAGTCTCAATAGGTGTCTCAGGTAAAAAGGGCAGGATACAGTCGCCGACGGTTTTAAATGCCGTATTTAATTTTAGACAGTTTTGGAACGGACGCGCAAAAGATTTAAAAGAGCAAATTAATGGGCCGGTGCATAATTCGGTAGAAATGAATGTAAATGAAAAAATAGTTGAAAAAAGATTAAATCAAAACAGGTTTTATAAAAATTTATTTAAAAAAGTTTATCATACAAATAAAATAACTTATGACATGGTAGTTGATGCGATAGCTGAGTTTGAAAAAACATTGATAACTCCTAATAGTAAATTTGATTTGTATTTAAAAGGAAAAATAAAACTCACTCCATTAGAGGAGAAAGGGTATGTGTTGTTTAAAAAATATGGATGTGTTACGTGTCATAACGGAGTAAATGTAGGTGGCAACTCATTCCAGAAAATGGGGACAATTTTCCCAATTAAAGAGTGTATAGGAGACAGATACGAAATATCTCATGCAAAATTTGATAAATGTATATATAAGGTACCCACTCTTAGAAACGTGGAACTGACCGCTCCTTATTTTCATGACGGAAGTGCAAAAACGCTTGAAAAAGCTGTTGAAAAAATGGCTTATAATAATCTTGGTTTTAAAATAAATAAAGAAGACGCAAAAGCCATTGTGGCTTTTTTAAAAACATTAACAGGTAAAATTCCAAAAATTAAAATAATGAGAAAAGAATGA